ATACGGTGCGAACGACATGGCGTGGAAATGAGCAATCATTCGCGTTGCTCCGAGGTGGAAGAGCGCTTTCCGGGGCTCATCGTCGCGATTTTGACCGCTTATGAGAGGGATGCAAAGTAGAGAGGCGGTTCTGCTGGGGCCACAGTAATTGGCCTGTAGCTGATCTTTTCAACTTGCGCGTGCCCACTTCTGCCGCAATCGAGATGTGCCCTCTTACAGGCGAACGCGTAAGTAGATCCTCGTGCACAGTGAAGAGTTAGTCATTTGCGCGGGAATGCGTGGCGGGAAGGTCTTCGGTCCGGGGAGGGGATGCTCCCAGAACAAGACCGGGATCGCTTTCCCTGCATAGCTTCTACGATCGTGTCGCTCTGGGCTACTTTACAACGCACGTCATTTGCACCGTGGAAAATCAACATCGGCTTGGTCACGCTGTTAACTTTATGGATCGGCGAGCGCTCCGCCAACAACGCACGTCCTTCCTCTGTTCTCGGATCACCGTTATTGGCCGCCCTCGGCCC
This genomic interval from Rhizobium tumorigenes contains the following:
- a CDS encoding alpha/beta hydrolase family protein, which encodes MRTFNQVVVGRTGAERGPRAANNGDPRTEEGRALLAERSPIHKVNSVTKPMLIFHGANDVRCKVAQSDTIVEAMQGKRSRSCSGSIPSPDRRPSRHAFPRK